The following proteins are co-located in the Salvelinus fontinalis isolate EN_2023a chromosome 41, ASM2944872v1, whole genome shotgun sequence genome:
- the LOC129840204 gene encoding basic helix-loop-helix transcription factor scleraxis-like, translated as MKSTGSEQGATPDGFPSDLDELESGSEESSDNKSTSGGCSPQGECREGARQREGGYSSRLPGVSKQRQAANARERDRTHSVNTAFTALRTLIPTEPADRKLSKIETLRLASSYISHLANVLLLGDECLDGQPCLRYHSILQSSTNISSSSPPLRPICTFCLSNQRKTLRDGEKHTAI; from the exons ATGAAGTCCACAGGGAGCGAACAGGGTGCCACGCCGGACGGTTTCCCTTCCGACCTGGACGAGCTGGAGAGTGGAAGCGAGGAGAGCTCCGACAACAAGTCGACGAGCGGTGGCTGTAgcccccagggagagtgccgggaGGGAGCcaggcagagggagggggggtacaGCAGCCGTCTGCCGGGCGTTAGCAAACAGAGACAGGCAGCCAACGCGCGGGAACGGGACAGGACCCACAGCGTGAACACGGCGTTCACCGCGCTGCGCACCCTCATCCCCACAGAACCGGCAGACAGGAAACTGTCCAAGATCGAGACGCTGCGCCTGGCGTCCAGCTACATCTCCCACCTTGCCAACGTGCTGCTACTGGGGGACGAGTGTTTGGACGGGCAGCCCTGTCTCAGGTACCACAGCATACTGCAGAGCAGCACCAACATCAGTAGCAGCAGCCCCCCGCTCAGGCCCATATGCACTTTCTGTCTCAGTAACCAGAGGAAAACG CTCAGAGATGGAGAAAAGCACACAGCCATCTGA